The following DNA comes from Heptranchias perlo isolate sHepPer1 unplaced genomic scaffold, sHepPer1.hap1 HAP1_SCAFFOLD_256, whole genome shotgun sequence.
gtactggagactctcccacactcactctgtccccctcagttctccattcccctctctctgactctcctctctcagtgccctgtgctcccagtactggagactctcccacactcactctgtcccctcagttctccattcccctctctctgactctcctctctcagtgccctgtactcccagtactggagactctcccacactcactctgtcccctcagttctacattcccctctctctgactctcctctctcagtgccctgtactcccagtactggagactctcccacactcactctgtccccctcagttctccattcccctctctctgactctcctctctcagtgccctgtactcccagtactggagactctcccacactcactctgtccccctcagttctccattcccctctctctgactctcctctctcagtgccctgtactcccagtactggagactctcccacactcactctgtcccctcagttctccattcccctctctctgactctcctctctaagtgccctgtactcccagtactggagactctcccacactcactctgtccccctcagttctccattcccctctctctgactctcctctctcagtgccctgtactcccagtactggagactctcccacactcactctgtcccctcagttctccattcccctctctctgactctcctctctcagtgccctgtactcccagtactggagactctcccacactcactctgtcccctcagttctccattcccctctctctgactctcctctctcagtgccctgcactcccagtactggagactctcccacactcactctgtccccctcagttctccattcccctctctctgactctcctctctcagtgccctgtactcccagtactggagactctcccacactcactctgtcccctcagttctccattcccctctctctgactctcctctctcagtgccctgtactcccagtactggagactctcccacactcactctgtccccctcagttctccattcccctctctctgactctcctctctcagtgccctgtgctcccagtactggagactctcccacactctatctgtccccctcagttctccattcccctctctctgactctcctctctcagtgccctgtactcccagtactggagactctcccacactcactctgtcccctcagttctccattcccctctctctgactctcctctctcagtgccctgtactcccagtactggagactctcccacactcactctgtcccctcagttctccattcccctctctctgactctcctctctcagtgccctgtactcccagtactggagactctcccacactcactctgtccccctcagttctccattcccctctctctgactctcctctctcagtgccctgtactcccagtactggagactctcccacactcactctgtccccctcagttctccattcccctctctctgactctcctctctcagtgccctgtactcccagtactggagactctcccacactcactctgtccccctcagttctccattcccctctctctgactctcctctctcagtgccctgtactcccagtactggagactctcccacactcactctgtccccctcagttctccattcccctctctctgactctcctctctcagtgccctgtactcccagtactggagactctcccacactcactctgtccccctcagttctccattcccctctctctgactctcctctctcagtgccctgtactcccagtactggagactctcccacactcactctgtccccctcagttctccattcccctctctctgactctcctctctcagtgccctgtactcccagtactggagactctcccacactcactctgtccccctcagttctccattcccctctctctgactctcccctctcagtgccctgtactcccagtactggagactctcccacactcactctgtccccctcagttctccattcccctctctctgactctcccctctcagtgccctgtactcccagtactggagactctcccacactcactctgtccccctcagttctccattcccctctctctgactctcccctctcagtgccctgtactcccagtactggagactctcccacactcactctgtccccctcagttctccattcccctctctctgactctcctctctcagtgccctgtactcccagtactggagactctcccacactcactctgtcccctcagttctccattcccctctctctgattcttacCTCTCCGTTGTCTTTTCCAGATGACTATTCCGATTATCACCACTATAACAGCCAGCGCCGCAATCACTGATCCGATAATAATTCCCAGATTGGATTCCCTGTTTTCCGGTCTTTCTGAAACACATTTCAATAATATCAGgattgtttctctctgttccaGGAACCATTCCCAGTTCTGTGTTgattgggggaaattttaacctaacccacccgtggGGAAACTGACGAGATCGGGTGTAACGCTGGTTTTACTCCCCGCCCCGATTTTACtgcccattgaagtcagtggtcaGTATTATTGGTCAGAATCCAGCCCATCCCATGGGTCTCCCGCCCGGTGAGTCAGGTTAACATTCCCCCCGATGTCTGTGTGTCTTTTCCTTGTCCCATCCCCAGGGTTACATTGTACAGTCCAGGAGTCAGCCTCACTGATGGTTCTCACAGATCGGTTTCTATTCTCTCTATTTATATCTTATTTCTTGACGGCAAATCATGTTTCAccaaccacaacccggctttatttccgggtttaacatcggtgtgtaaaaagtccaggcttcccactgggaatgcaaagtctgaaaaattTGCGTTCGCAACCCAaataaacaattattttcaactcccacccgcccccaacccacccgttgttgggggttaaaatcacccccagagagtggggataaagggaatgtgctctgattggtgggatgtgagaagtggtgttccccagggatctggactggggcctcagcttttcaccatatttatcaatgattggATGACGGAACAGagtgagttgtatatccaagtttggagATGACACTCAGTTAGGGGACACAgtaaagggacacagacagattaaatgagtgggcaaaactatggcaggtggagttcaatgtgagtcTTCGTCAGActccaactggagaattgtgttcagttctgggaatCGCACCTTATGAaagatatattgtccttggaggggatacagtgcagattcaccagactgataccggggcttagagggttaaattctgaggacaggttacagaaacttggcttgtgttccctggaatatagaagggtgaggggtgatctgaatgaggtgtttaaaatgataaagggattcgatagggtggagtcagagaaactattttctctggtggggaatccagaacgaggggtcacaatcttaaaattagagccaggccatttaggagtgaaatcagaaagcactttttccacacaaaggggagtggaaatcaggaaatctctccccaaaaggctgtgggtgctgggaacaactgaaaatttcaagactgagatcgatagatgtttgtggggtaagggaatcaagggatatggatcaaaggaggggaaatggaggagaggtgcagatcagtcatggtctcattgaatggcagaacagactcaaggggctgaatggcctactcctgttcctctgtttcaTAAACACACAATGCCAGCCTTTCATATCTGTCATAATCAATATCTCACATGGACATTATCTGACTCCCTCTTACACACACAccctcttacacacacacacacacaccctcttacacacacacacacacccacacactccctcttacacacttccagtgcagttccTTACCCCACTGATAGACCTTTGCCTCTGCCAGGCTGCTGTGTTCAATTTGACAGGAGTATTGATCCTCATCCCCAGCATTTACTTCAATCTCTTTCTTGATCTGATGGGTCCCATCGTGGTTCGGTCGAACCCCCGAGGATTGGCTCTCAGACACTCGCTCACCATTCCTTAGCCAGGTCACCTCGATGTTTACAGGGTAAAATCCAGTAACCAGGCAGGAGAGAGTGGGCGGGTTGTACTGATTATTGGGGTCACTTCTGGAGATGAATACTTCAGGCtgaactgaaaggggaaaaggaggaaacacaaacaatagagagacagagaatggaatGGGATAACGGTTTCATAGATCAGAAAGTTCAATCAGAAAATGGGATAAAAACTGAAATCAATACCTTTCTTTTCAAAATATTCCTTTCCAAAGTGTAAACGGGATTTTAAACGCTCAACAAGTTCTTCTTCCAAGTGCCATTTCCAATGCTTGTTCCAGGAATCATCAGCATCCCATTTCTCCTTGGTCTTCACTGCAAGGTGATTGGTTGCGACCCATCTCATTCTGTCTGGCTCTAAACTAATATAATCCTTTCCGTCATATGCAACACTCATCGATCTCTTAATGGAGCCGTCTTCAGTGATCTCAACATTCCTTATCAATTGCAAAATGTGAATTCCTGTCAGTGACCAACCAGAAATCAATAATCAATCATGAATGGAAAATGTCCCTTTATTGAGCACAGAGCTTGGTGAGAGTTGGTGAATCTGTTAAACAGAGTGAcgatgggaatttggtgagagtgggaattcgaTGCAGATGGGGGAAGGAAGTGCGAAGTAATTTAAACCAAGTGGTAACAGTAAATAAGTAAAAACATTAAATCTcgggagaaaaaaataaaattaattatgtagaggataccaacattaaagggatctaAATTGCAttgaataaaaatctggtatacataatTAATAAACAGGAGTAAGGGGATACTAAACTAAAaaaatatatgtatataaaacataagatatatatatctatcttatATTGTAAATAGACTTTTAAGTAAAATGATGGAACAGCTGAGACCCGTTGCCTATAATACTGTGCCATGAAGCTCCTGAATTCCTCAAGTTTCCTGGACAatcacgtgtgcaggaagtgcctccagtTGCTCAAACTCGAGCTCAGGGTTacgggaggctgagaatttcctggagcgtacgttccaggaggcggtcatcccgcagctgcagagagttcaggaggagagtAAGCGGGTGGCCATCTGGCAggttaggaagaggcaggcagtgcaggaatcct
Coding sequences within:
- the LOC137310510 gene encoding class I histocompatibility antigen, F10 alpha chain-like isoform X6, with product MLLILFSISLCFSRVSPSSSSFTAVYVTISGMADLPEYFGVVMINGVPVTYYDSDTRRTVSRQQWMTESFDAEYWEYLTHQGNKHCAMAKENLNTIMKGTNQTAGIHILQLIRNVEITEDGSIKRSMSVAYDGKDYISLEPDRMRWVATNHLAVKTKEKWDADDSWNKHWKWHLEEELVERLKSRLHFGKEYFEKKVQPEVFISRSDPNNQYNPPTLSCLVTGFYPVNIEVTWLRNGERVSESQSSGVRPNHDGTHQIKKEIEVNAGDEDQYSCQIEHSSLAEAKVYQWERPENRESNLGIIIGSVIAALAVIVVIIGIVIWKRQRRASEVSDRSPP
- the LOC137310510 gene encoding class I histocompatibility antigen, F10 alpha chain-like isoform X4, giving the protein MLLILFSISLCFSRVSPSSSSFTAVYVTISGMADLPEYFGVVMINGVPVTYYDSDTRRTVSRQQWMTESFDAEYWEYLTHQGNKHCAMAKENLNTIMKGTNQTAGIHILQLIRNVEITEDGSIKRSMSVAYDGKDYISLEPDRMRWVATNHLAVKTKEKWDADDSWNKHWKWHLEEELVERLKSRLHFGKEYFEKKVQPEVFISRSDPNNQYNPPTLSCLVTGFYPVNIEVTWLRNGERVSESQSSGVRPNHDGTHQIKKEIEVNAGDEDQYSCQIEHSSLAEAKVYQWERPENRESNLGIIIGSVIAALAVIVVIIGIVIWKRQRRDRTSPIYTTAGTSEVSDRSPPESFDDGDLYLL
- the LOC137310510 gene encoding class I histocompatibility antigen, F10 alpha chain-like isoform X1; amino-acid sequence: MLLILFSISLCFSRVSPSSSSFTAVYVTISGMADLPEYFGVVMINGVPVTYYDSDTRRTVSRQQWMTESFDAEYWEYLTHQGNKHCAMAKENLNTIMKGTNQTAGIHILQLIRNVEITEDGSIKRSMSVAYDGKDYISLEPDRMRWVATNHLAVKTKEKWDADDSWNKHWKWHLEEELVERLKSRLHFGKEYFEKKVQPEVFISRSDPNNQYNPPTLSCLVTGFYPVNIEVTWLRNGERVSESQSSGVRPNHDGTHQIKKEIEVNAGDEDQYSCQIEHSSLAEAKVYQWERPENRESNLGIIIGSVIAALAVIVVIIGIVIWKRQRRDRTSPIYTTAGTSEVSDRSPPLALTDCLVPLHSFPRQFTVNHCRMFTEPCCWVTGLTCTSVKRAHHRHSSFHIAEDTQNISSFPAVSPLMMETYICCE
- the LOC137310510 gene encoding class I histocompatibility antigen, F10 alpha chain-like isoform X2; this encodes MLLILFSISLCFSRVSPSSSSFTAVYVTISGMADLPEYFGVVMINGVPVTYYDSDTRRTVSRQQWMTESFDAEYWEYLTHQGNKHCAMAKENLNTIMKGTNQTAGIHILQLIRNVEITEDGSIKRSMSVAYDGKDYISLEPDRMRWVATNHLAVKTKEKWDADDSWNKHWKWHLEEELVERLKSRLHFGKEYFEKKVQPEVFISRSDPNNQYNPPTLSCLVTGFYPVNIEVTWLRNGERVSESQSSGVRPNHDGTHQIKKEIEVNAGDEDQYSCQIEHSSLAEAKVYQWERPENRESNLGIIIGSVIAALAVIVVIIGIVIWKRQRRASEVSDRSPPLALTDCLVPLHSFPRQFTVNHCRMFTEPCCWVTGLTCTSVKRAHHRHSSFHIAEDTQNISSFPAVSPLMMETYICCE
- the LOC137310510 gene encoding class I histocompatibility antigen, F10 alpha chain-like isoform X5 — protein: MLLILFSISLCFSRVSPSSSSFTAVYVTISGMADLPEYFGVVMINGVPVTYYDSDTRRTVSRQQWMTESFDAEYWEYLTHQGNKHCAMAKENLNTIMKGTNQTAGIHILQLIRNVEITEDGSIKRSMSVAYDGKDYISLEPDRMRWVATNHLAVKTKEKWDADDSWNKHWKWHLEEELVERLKSRLHFGKEYFEKKVQPEVFISRSDPNNQYNPPTLSCLVTGFYPVNIEVTWLRNGERVSESQSSGVRPNHDGTHQIKKEIEVNAGDEDQYSCQIEHSSLAEAKVYQWERPENRESNLGIIIGSVIAALAVIVVIIGIVIWKRQRRDRTSPIYTTAGTSEVSDRSPP
- the LOC137310510 gene encoding class I histocompatibility antigen, F10 alpha chain-like isoform X3 — translated: MLLILFSISLCFSRVSPSSSSFTAVYVTISGMADLPEYFGVVMINGVPVTYYDSDTRRTVSRQQWMTESFDAEYWEYLTHQGNKHCAMAKENLNTIMKGTNQTAGIHILQLIRNVEITEDGSIKRSMSVAYDGKDYISLEPDRMRWVATNHLAVKTKEKWDADDSWNKHWKWHLEEELVERLKSRLHFGKEYFEKKVQPEVFISRSDPNNQYNPPTLSCLVTGFYPVNIEVTWLRNGERVSESQSSGVRPNHDGTHQIKKEIEVNAGDEDQYSCQIEHSSLAEAKVYQWERPENRESNLGIIIGSVIAALAVIVVIIGIVIWKRQRRDRTSPIYTTAGTSEVSDRSPPPEQSQFHSSWGWPVLNVFPVSGEPRIPLSPPFKMDLVSEASSISLFDSVSQPV